The Ruminococcaceae bacterium R-25 DNA segment TATCGAAACTATCTTGAACAATATTTTCTGTATTTGAATCAGATTCAGCTTTTTCAACTCCTGCATTTTTACGAATCCAAAAATTCTTTGCTACAACAAATGATAATCCCCACCAAAGCGGAATCTGAGTAAGATAGTAACCACTAAACATAGACAGTGTAAAACCACAAAGGAAGAAGTAAAACCAGATCAAATCAGAATTATCCAGTCTTATCAATCTTATAGAAGAAACAAAACAATAGAACAGAAATAAAATAGCAATAATAGTAAGAACTAATCCACCCTCGACAAGGATATCTGTGAAAAAATTATGGGTATACTGTCCAAACTCCAAATATACAGAACCAAACCCATGACCCCAAATTGGTTTCTGTATAAATGTATCAATAGCCGTTTCAATTTTTGCAAGTCTTCTAATATCACCTGCACCTTTTATCATAGATATAATACGACCATATCCTGATGTAGAAACCGAAGACTTAAGCACAAACCAATTCGCAGCATAAACACCGATCAAAGCAATGAGGCCTACCAAAAGCACACGTAATACCTTGTAATTTTGATATAGTCCAAATCGGTACGCCAAAAATATGCTTATTATAAAAAATACAATAAACGTAACAAATCCACCGCGGCCACCGGAAATCAACGTTACAAGCAAGTCCAAGAATATAACTATGCCACTGACAACTAATCCAAGCTTGTTTTTGAAAAACAAGAAATGAACTTCCGTATGTCTTGTTAGAAGGTAATACTCCATCATAGCAGCAGAATATGCCGCCATATATGATACACGTTGATAATCAAGACCATTCTCGTTATCCATGAGTCCGCCGGAGGTAACTAAAGTCGGGTGCAATGTACAAATAAGAGCAATAATAGCAAATACTGTTCCTACAAGAGGAGCAAGTCTCTTTACTTTTACCTGAAGTTGTTCATCTTCTGCCACAAAGCAGGCAAATAAACCATTAGGCAGAATTTGACCGGCAAGACATAACAAGCTGCCCATATAATTACTCTCTTGAAGTATAGGATACATTGCCGGTGTAACCAAAGCATATAACCCGATAACTGCAGCGTAGACTAAGAAAATTATTCCGAATATAATAGGTACTTTTCCCTTTCTTCGGATAATGAAAACCAATATTGATAATGCCGTTAAAGCAACAAGGAAAATGACATACGTTTTATAAGAAACTAACCCGGGAAGGAAAAACAAAATAATTGCATGTGTAATCGATGCAAATAATTGTAGATATGTTAAAATATCCAATTCAATTTCTCCATTCTTTCAAAAACAACAATTATACAGTCATTAAGAGCGCTATTCATTCGCTAAATAAGAGAACAATAATTCCGGCGAAGAAAAGAATTCGCCATACTTATCCAGTTTCTCTTCAGGAAAATCCCACCATTTCAGTTCAAGAAGCTTCTTAATAGTAGCTTCATCAAAACGTTTCCTAATCTCTTTTGCAGGCACACCGGCAACGATTGAATAAGGTTCAACATCATGAGTAACAACAGAATGAGCACCAATAATCGCTCCGTTTCCTATGTGAACACCTGCTTTAATATATACGCCAACACCTATCCATACATCATTTTCAATAACAACCGTTTTGGAAGACTTATAAGGTATCTGTGCAAAGTTACGTCCGCAAGTGCTCTTTCCGGAAAGGAAACACGGCGAAGTAGATACCAATTCAGTTGGATGCATTCCACCGCCAATCTGACCGTAACCGCCGATCGAACAAAACTGTCCAATCTGAACATTGCTTAACACAGCACTTTGTCCTATATAAGAATAACGATCCATGTTTACGTTATACAACTGACATTTCTCTGCTACCCTTGAAAGCTTACTGATATTACAGTTTTTCTTAGATGTCAGATTCATCCTACTAAAAAATTTTGCAATGTAAAACGATAGGTTTGCCATATATTAATACTCCATACTCTTGAGCCACTCAATGAGTTTTATCTTCTCTGAATTCAAATACTCCGGATTAATCTTCACAGGATGATCATAGATACCGTCCGCCCCGACTCTGGTCAGAAGTTCACTTCTTCCGGTCTTTGCAAAAAGATATGCTGAATTGCCATACGCTAAGGCAATTGCACATGCATGAACACGATCAGATATCGTCAATTCAGCATTTGCATATATATTTGCATATGTATGAGGAATATCGGAACAAAAAGAATTAGGATATCGATAAACTTTTCTGATGAACAATGGATTATATCTATGATCAGTACGGATTATTGTATACTCTCCCATTTTTTCAGCTCTCCTGCCCCTTGGAAGCGGACTGGCTAAATATACTAAGGCATCTGTAAATCGGTCAGTTCGCAAACCTATTTTTGAGAGATTCTTGAATTGCATACCGAAATGATGTTCTTCGAAATCAAACTCTACTTTGTAATTTTTGCGCGGCTCATCAATATAAATTAATGGTTCATCTATTTTGTCAAAATTTATAGCAATAGTTTTTCCCAGATCAGTACCGACAGGCTTATAATAGTCCGGCACAAAGAAAGAGAAACACACACCGTCAAATATATTTGGCACAGAGTCTTTAAATGTCTCATACATAGTATGGTCACGCGTTGTTATCACATAAGGCGGATTATCCTTAAAATACGCTTTAGCTTCCGCTATATCTTCATCTGTATACTTCATCATACCAGCGCTAAGAATCATATAACGTATTCCGCGTTGCTTTAAAGTATCCAATGTATCTTTCCAAACCGGAAGAAATTGTTTGCCAAGAATAGGACCTAAAAGAACGACATAGTCAACGTCCAAATGCTTCCAATAATTTAAAGCCAGTGGGATATTTCCCTTGGTAGCTTTCCTCAAAGGCGCAAATGCAGAGTGATCAGCAACCATATAGACGTTTTCATCACCAAAGACTTGTTTCAGAACATAATCTGCTCCAAGATTAAAAAACGCATTACCTATATTAGTAGACCAGCAGCCACCTATATATGCAACTTTCTTATTAATCATAAGTTTTATACCCTCTCCATTCAAAATGGTTCAGTCAGAAACAATATCCTGTAAGTATTTCTCCGCTACTCTACTGTCAGTAAAGGTTCTGACAGTTTCTGTTGCATTCTCTCTGATCCGTTCAACATCAGTTGATGAGAGCGAATAGATCTTGTTTAGAAGCTCGCCAAGTTTCTCACTGTTTCCTTGCTCAGAAAGATAACCATTCTTACCAGATTCGATAATCCCATCCATTCCACCACCAATTGAAGCAATAGTAACGCATCCCGCAGCCATTGCTTCCAGATAAGCAAGCCCGTAAACTTCATTTTCACTGATCATAACAAAACAGTCAGATTCATGAAGTTTTTTTTGAACCTCATCTCGCGGTATACGGCCGTGAAAACAAACGAGTTCAGAAACACCCAAGGCATTAGCCTGCTTCATTAAGTTTTCTTTCTCATCTCCCTCACCAATAATGTCAAATCTATAGTTAACATCCTTTAAATTATTGGCAAGTGCCTCAATAACCGCATCAATACGTTTATACCTTACAAGACGTCCTACATATATGATCTTGAACAGCCCATCTTTTTTCCAATCAGTACGCTTTATAATAGATCCAACATATTCATCAGGAATTCCGGAATAACAAACGCGCACCTTATTAGGCATAAACGACCTTTGGTTACTCTTCAATGTTAGCTCCTTTACTGCTTGTGACCTCAAGAAGAAACAATTTAGTTCTTTTATATACTCCTTGTATTTTTCACTAAGAGTATCGGGAAGCATTCCATGTATAACAAAGCCTGTTTTTGCATTAAAAGCACAACCTAATTCATGAATCAGTTTTAGTTGCGGTTCCAACCAGTGTCCTGTTATTACATCCGGTTTGAAATCAATCTCTGCTAAGAAATCCTGAATATGCTTAATCTGATTCTTATACTGTGACTCCTTGTATGATGAGTGGGGTATCATTTTAAACATTGGATGGCGATAGATAATCACTCCCTCTTGCTCTCTTTTCAGTATCTTTCTTGATGAAACTGATGGAAAAGAAGAAAACCTTCCGCCAACAATTTTAGAAGCAATAGATTTCGGAACCCAATAATAGAATAGCGGGAATTTAGTCTCGCTGTGAATAATAACGACTCGATGACCCGCTTTAACCCATTCTTTAGCAAAAAAGAAAACAACATCGGTTTTCGAGGAATAGATATCATCAGGTTGTTTCATTGAATTTGTCATCAAAAGGATATTCATAAAGATAGACTCATTATTTCTTAATTCTGAAATAGAAGTATCTGGCAATCTCCATGCCTAAACACTCAAAGACATAGATCCAGCTGTATCCGTTCTGCCTGTAGCAGGCATATTTGTCCGAGAAAAATCTCCAAGTATCCTTCATACCATGAGGGTGGCTCGCGCCTCCCAGACGGAAAACAGCAAGTGTTTCATCAAGAATGACTCTCTTCTTTCCGGCTTTCCTGATCCTGAGATAAAGATCAAAATCATCAAAAAGATTGCCTTCATTTCTAAATGCACCAAGCTCTTCATAGGTTGCTTTCGTGATAAAGGTAGTTGGGTGATTCCAATGTCTGCTGGTAACAAAAATATCGTCCCTGCATTTTTTTTGATGGTGGAATTCACCTTTCTCATTGATATTTGCTGTCTGAGCATAGAACATATCAAAGTGTTCTTTCTCATATGTCTCTGCAACACGCTGAAGAGTAACCGGCTTATAGTAATCATCAGAATTTATGATCCCGATGATATCACCTGTCGCCATTCTGATACCCTTATTCATTCCATCATAGATTCCGTGATCCGGTTCACTGACGATAATATATTTGAAACCGCGCTCTTCGAACCTTTTACGATAAGACTCAGCAACCTCAACAGTTTTATCTTTAGATGCACCGTCAATTATGATGTACTCGACCTCATCATGTGTCTGAGCCAGCATTGCTTCAATTGTATCTTTTATGGTTTTCTCGCTGTTATAGCAAGCAGTAATGACACTTATTAACATGTTTACCCTTCCCTTTTCTTAAGCTCTCTCTTAAGTTTTAATAACGAACCCATTGAAAAGGCAAAATATGGAAGCGGGTCTTTCCATGAAAAAACCTGCTCTTTAGTATTCTTCATGCTAAACCAGGAAGGCTTAGCTTTAAACCTGTCTTTAGACTTAAGAAACCACAGAAAGTCTGTATAAAGGCAACGTAAACGTACACCTTCTTTATAATCGTGAAAGACAGTAACTTCTTCTCCCCTTGCCATTTGAAGCATTTGCAAAGCGAGGTTAACACCTGATAACAGAACTATCTTTCCACTCCCGGAAATCCTCGGATTAATCTCCATTATTTTGGCAACACCGTCTCTAGGATCACGGATCAGATCGATATCACAGCACCCACGCCAATTTATCAGTTTCATTAATTTACTGCAGTTCTCAACTATCGTTTCATCCTTAACTGACGTATTTAAAGTGCTCGAACCGCCATGAACAGGAAACCATCTGTTCTTCTCAAATACCATAGCTGATTTAACTTCATTCTCTTCATCGACAAATATCGAACATTCATACTGGAGATCTGTCTGAGGGATATATTCCTGAATAACCAAATGCTTAATATCATCAGAATGATCTTGCAGATATGTTTTCAAGTCTTCAATGTTATCAATCTTATGAAACCCGATTGCACCATATCCTGAACGGGGCTTTATAATTATTGGATACTTTAAATCTTTGCTCAAAACATCATCAACTGTTTGGCAGTCTAAGAACGTATTTGGACACGGAATATCATTGTCCATGCAGATTCGCATAGTATTTAATTTATCATATGCTAAATAGAATAAATCTTTATTCACAACGGCTGTCTTACAATACTTTTCGATCCGTTCTTTATTCAACGAAATCTGTTCAACAGTTACATCCGAAAAAGATATAACGAGAGTATATCCGCCTTTGGAAACCTCCCTTATAATGCATTCAACTCGAAGATCCGGTCTTTGCTTTATGGATTTATCCTTTACAACACGATCAACATAACGGGATTTTGAGCAGACATCTAAGCCCGATTCGCATACGGCAGTAACTGAGCAGCCCAATTCTTTAAATGCACGGGCCAAAGCAAGTGCCTGTCTTGCATGACCATCTGCAATAAGGATCTTATCGTTATACTTTCTCATTGAATTGATCCAAATCCATTTTTCTCAACTGTTCAAAAGTAACAAACTCGTACCCTGCATCTTCGAGCATTTCAATTACAGCCTTAAATCTTCTGACCATATCAGAACGTCCAATATGAGTTCTTAAGTACCTGTCAAAACTCTCACCTTCAACTTTAGGCATCGGCTTTGGTGACAAATCTATAGGATGAATATACATGACATAGGGTTTGCCGGTCTTAAGGTATCTTTTTGTCATGCTCTTCATGAAAAACCATGGAAGCATCCTTATATATCCGCCACCAAGAAGCATATTCATTGAGCAGATCTTTTGTGTAGAAACCTCAAATTCAGTAAAATCCCCTTGCTTGTAGATACAGGGAAAAACCTCATTAAATCCACTAAGATTCAATACACCGTATTTATTGCTTGTCTGCGGTTTTAGTTTGCTGGAATCATATTTGAAATGTTTCAAGACAACATCAAAATGCTTATCATCGATTCCAAAAGATGGAGCTCTGTAACCATATACAGGATGTCCTAAAATAGATTCGAGCTTATCCTTAGCTTTAATAAGTTGTTTCTCAAAATCCTCAAGAGTAAATGTCACAGGTCTTAAATGAACCCAATTATGACAAGCAATATCATGACCATTCACATCCATCTTGCGGATCTTTTCAGCAAGCATATCTGCAATCTCGCCAACGACAAAAAAACTACCCTTAATGCCCTTCTGATCCATGATATCGAGAGCAACATCCAGACCATCTAATAAACTCTTGCTCCTGTCCACATCCTTATCAGGGAAATAGGTATGGTACCAGTCCTCAACATCCATTGTTATAATTGCGTATTTCTTCAAATCAGACACCTCGATATGCAACGAACAGCTTATATTCTGAACTATTCATCTTCATATGAGTCCGTCACACTTTCGTTGATCATCGCAGTTGTCTGTCCCTTATCAACACCCTCAGTACTTTCTGATGTGAACAATATCTTAAAAGTAGCAAAACAAATCCTTATATCTTCCGCAAAACTGGGATGTGCAATATACATAAGATCCATCTGAAGCTTATCGTAAGGGCTGGTATTGTACTTACCATAGACCTGAGCGTATCCGGTAAGGCCGGCTTTTGCCTGAAGTCTTAGCTGGAACTCAGGAATCTCCTTCATGTATTCTTCTGCAATCTCCGGTCTCTCCGGGCGTGGACCAACAATAGATAGATTTCCTGCAAGAATATCGATCAACTGAGGGAGTTCATCAATCCTGCCTTTTCTGATAAAACGTCCAACAGGAGTTATTCTGTCATCGTTATCACCACTTGACAACCTTGCAACACCATCTTTCTCAGCATCAACCCTCATACTTCTGAATTTATGCATCATGAACCTCTTACCATCCTTGGTAAGTCTCTCCTGCTTATAGATTACAGGACCCTTATCATAAGCTTTGATTGCTATTGCAGTTACAAGGAATACTGGAGATAGAATGATAAGTCCCAAAAGAGAGAAAACAATATCAAACAACCTCTTAAAAAACAAATAAAAAATACTGGGGTTATAGCGTTCAACCCTCAAGATGGGCAAATGAAGAATATGCATCTGTACTGAGCTGCTCATAATGACATCGCCGATTCTTGGAATCAGATAAACCTTTTTACCCTCATACAAGCAATACTTCAATATAATGTTTCTGTCATGAGTGTGAATACCGCTTAAGAATACGACCTCCATGTCATTGATCATCGAAAGATCATTGAGACATTCTTCTACTGAAACAGATTTCTTTACGTCAAACTTCTTAGTAAGACCATAAACTTCAATAAGATTCTTCATTCCCCTGCGTGTATCGTAAACAATAATAGTCTTTTTAGCAGGGAACCACTTAAAATAGATACTGTGAGCTATACAAGTCCAAATTATGGAAATTGATACCTGATCAACAAAACACAACAATAACGGAAAAGGATTCGGAAAATGCTTATATAAGAGCAAAGTTATAGCATACATGAGGCAGTCAGAAAACAACAAAGCCAATATCTGGCTGGTCACAACTTCAAGAACACGATAATGGGAAACAAGAAAAGCATCATATGTCTTGCAAAAACTGAAATATAGAACAGCAAATATAGATACAACTGTTACATCTCCCCAAAAGAAGAAAGGAGATATAGCTTTATAATACATGAACCATGCCACAGAAAAGGCAATAACCATACACAGAAGGTTAATCAGCTTGATAAGCCTTAAACCGATCTCGTGTTTGAACGAATATAAAGTGCTTGAAGTATTCATAAAGTATCCATAAAAAGCAAATTCGTAAGCTGCGCTGTACGAAGCATACTACTCCGCATTACTATCCGAAATCTGAAGCTTCCTGACGCGCGCTGAGGACGACGATCATTAGGCATCAAAAAACAGAACTACTTCCGCAGCTCACTTTGAACATTATATTATAATAAAGAAGAAGAACAATTAAATCGGTTTGATATTTATATATCAAATGCTTAGCGATTCTAATTACATGCGTATTTGAGTTCCCACATAGTCTGAAAAAACGCAACAATGATTCCAATTATTAGGCACGCAACAAATACAATAATTCCGCTGAACTGAAAATAGACATCCAGATTCTTAGCTGATTTCAACATAATAAATAAGAATAGAAGCGTATACATCGGACTATATAAGGCATAGATAGCCTTAGCGATTGTACCTCCCTTATTTAACATAAGATCATAATGCATATTGTCAAAAGACACCATCAGGCCACATACAGCTATAGCCATAACCGCATATCCAAACATATGCCCTGTATAGACAAGTCTTCCGGTAATAAACAACAGATAGAACTCACCTACCGTCAAAGCTCCGCCTACAATAAACAGGATAATATATGCCCAGAAAGGCACCTTCTTTATCAAACTGTAGCTTTCATTCAATAATAACCCCAATAAAAGGTATGGAATTGCTTTAGTAAATACGCCTGATGTCAGGTAACGATAACCAAGAATGTTGAACCCGACAACACCAGCCAAATCACTGGTCAGAAGCATAAACACAAAGAAAACAGCCAAAACTATCTTATAGAACCGCATCAGATTAAACTTATCTGCAAAATAGAAAATGACAGTAGAAATGAATAACGACTGAATAAACCACAAAGAATCACCGATCGGAAGCGGCCAAACATCTAAAACAATGAAATTGAACCAAAGCCGCTTGGCTAAAAAAGAACCTGGATTGATCTCCGCCCTGGCAATCGGAACAACGAAGCAAAGAACCGTGTAGAAAACCAAAAGCACAGCAAAATAGATGCCATAGCGGATCATTGCCCACTTTAATCTCTCAGATCTTTCTGCATTATCATCAAGCAAATAATAACCTATAACAACAAATAAAGCTGGAAAAGCAAAACCGGAAAGCAATTCGACAAGACCTAATCCATCAGGGAAACCCATTGTCCAAAAACAAACAAAAGGCATAAGCAGGAACATGATCAACTCGGCAATAGGATCATATTTGACCTTATTCTTACCAAGCAGATAAATAAACAGCCCAATCCTTTTCCAAATACTCACCCTGAAACACAGCCTCCGTGCATATGATCCGAAATAACTTATGCAGTCATAGTATCAAAAAAAACTGATTATGCCAAGGAACTGATCATCCAATCATTATCAAAACTAAAAATGCCGCTGTGAGATTGACTCACAGCGGCAAGCTGAAAATAAATAAATATTCAAATGAGTATTACGCCTTCTTGGTAAACATACCATTTTCATAAATATATGTGCCGTTCCAGCGCTTACTTCCTACACCCTCTTCCTTAGTAACCTCTAAACCAAGAATAGTCTTCATTCTTTGTTCTCCAGCACCGTCATCAATTTTTGTGCTTGATTTAACTCCGAGAGCGGACATAGCATTATATAGAGAATCAATACTTGCATCAGAATCAATAGTATATGTCTGACCATCATAGCTAACAGTACCATTCTTAGGAGTACCATCACCAAATCCAGCCCACATCATAGTATTAGCAATAGAACTAGCGGCAACTACATCACTACTGCTAAAACGAATAATATCTGCTTCAGGCTTTTTCATAATCATCAATATTTCCTCCTAATCGAGTTATAATCTAATTGTAAAATAAATTAAATAGATGTCAAAACAATTTAATGTTAATTTGCTAACAACGTGACGGCAATTTGTTAGAATTCCTTGATTTTTCTTTTTTTTGTTTATCATTTGCTGATAAATCTAATCAAATAACACAAAAACAGCCATGAGCCAGGCCCACAGCTGCAAATAATCAAAAAAGAAAACAATAATTATTATGGATCGATCAAAAGCCCTTCAGCAATAAGCTTATTCAAAAAAGCTGCTAACTGTTCACCTACTTCCTGATCAGTAGCTTCCGGATATTTATTCAAAAGAGCCTCAAGTACTTTTTCAGGGGTAGTATCTTCAGAAAGCAAACGCAATATTTCTGCTGAAACATCGTTAATCTTAAGCATTCCGTGGAATTCATTGCAATTATCGCCCACAGGAACAGCAGCTATCTCTCCGTCCATTTCCATAATGGCAAAGTTATATCTTAATCTCATTTGTTCAGTCTCCTAACTAAAAATGCCGCCAGTTCTAATCAAAACCAGCGGCATAATAAATGCATTTAATAAAGTATCATGTCTTCTTTGTGAATTTATAAGTGCCTGTACCATTATATGTATAAACACCATCTATATTTTCTACATCTTTGTTAAAAATGCCAGTGACTGATTTGCTACCAGTGGCTGATTTGCTATTAAAATGGATATCATTACTACCTAGATTGTTCAAACCAGGATCACCAACATAATCAGCTAAATCAGATCTAAAAGTATAGTAAGAATCATTGTCAGAAATTATATAATTCTTTCCATTAAATGAAAAAGTATTATTACTTTTATCACCATCATAAAACTTAGAAAGCACAACACTTGCAACACTTGCAGCAATAACATCTGAAGATCCAAAACGGACAACTTCCATTGTAGGTTCAAATTTCATAATTCCTACTCCTAAATATTTATAGTTTTAATAATTATACATTAAAATTAATTCTTGTAAAATATATTTATGTGACAAAACTAAGTCTTCAAGCTTTTCTCTTTTCCTCTACACAATAATGTGAGTATTTTTACCATCAAAAGATATATTCCTATACCAATTACAGTTCCAAGCGTGTTATGGATTATATCATCAAACTCAAATAAGCCTCGGTGGAATATTAGCTGTATTAATTCAATAGCCGTAGTAAGTAAAAAGCCTATGACAACTGAGATCGCCAACCTGTGCCTGCATGTCAGGAACATCATTAATAATATGCCGATCGGTATAAACAACACTACATTCCAGAACACTTCCGATATAAGACCGGTAGCACCTTCAGCTATAGCCATATAAGACCAGAACGGTATAAGCATATAACGGGGATAATAAGACGGGTAACGCGAAAATACAGTTATCTTGGCAACAAAGGACAGATAAAAAGCGATCATCGGAATTGTTATAAAAGAGATCTTTTTGATCCGGCCGTTACGGAACAACAAAAAACCGATAACACCGGCAAAATAACTATTTATCAACCAGACAAAAACTGATTGAAGCGTAATCATATTTACAACATCATATAATTCGTCTATCTGAAAATATCCCCCTGTATAAATGATATAAGTTTACTTAAGTATACTTTTTCTGTCTACAAGCTGAGGGACAAACTTTCAATTAGCAGAAAGCGCGCTTGAATATTAGATAATGCATAGGCATGTCAGGGGCTGTTATTAATTTGCTGCTACAGTTTTAACCCTGACATATTTCTGGCTATGGCTTCTCGGATTATCAGGTTCAGTCATACGCACACGGCCTTTATCAATTAAAGGTTGAATATACGTCTTCATAGCATATGCAGTAGTAGACAAACCTAAGAAATGAGCAATAGCCTGTCGGCTTCTCGGTTCGTTCAAAAAATGCAATAACTGCTCTTCCGTTACAGCGACAGAAGCTTTTGCTTCTTCGTAAACACTTTTCCCATTAAATAAAGTAACTTTAAACGATCCTCTTTCATCTGAGAATACAGGTTCTTGCAAACCGGATTTTTCCATTGATCTTCGTATGGCAGGAATACCTGAATATCGATTCTCAGTCAAATGCAGAGTTTCCAACGCTGTTGCCAATACCGGATTCCTTGTTCCTGGTTGTATCTTACCAAGTTGATCAATGCGAATCCTTCCGTATAGTCCTCCGGGATTATGTATTTCAATCCTGTCATAATACATGGTAATTTGTATTGGCTTGTTTTCAGTGTGGATGCTGTAATCACGGTGAACAAGAGTATTTAGAATAGCTTCTCTGATAGCTAGTATAGGATACTCCGTGCGATCAACCCTGAGACCAGTCTCGGGATTTATGATCGTTTTAACACTCATATGTTTCTTAACAAATGCAATAGCCTGATCCAGCATTTCCGGAATGCTTCCCTCTATCCTTTTATTATCAATAAACCTCTCGCCTGAGTCATCAAAATCATCATATAAAACACCAGCCACTTGAACGGCAACAATACTTAGCTGAGGAAAAAATGCTTGCGGATATCTGCAAAACAACAACAACGAGCTTAAAGTAACTTCACCATTTCGGGTGATGCTCATAAGTTCATAAATAGTCTTATCGTCAAGCGAACTAAGGTTAGGCTTATCTGCCTTTAATTGCTGAATATAATTATCCAAAAGAGATGAATCCAGAACAG contains these protein-coding regions:
- a CDS encoding lipopolysaccharide/colanic/teichoic acid biosynthesis glycosyltransferase; the protein is MNTSSTLYSFKHEIGLRLIKLINLLCMVIAFSVAWFMYYKAISPFFFWGDVTVVSIFAVLYFSFCKTYDAFLVSHYRVLEVVTSQILALLFSDCLMYAITLLLYKHFPNPFPLLLCFVDQVSISIIWTCIAHSIYFKWFPAKKTIIVYDTRRGMKNLIEVYGLTKKFDVKKSVSVEECLNDLSMINDMEVVFLSGIHTHDRNIILKYCLYEGKKVYLIPRIGDVIMSSSVQMHILHLPILRVERYNPSIFYLFFKRLFDIVFSLLGLIILSPVFLVTAIAIKAYDKGPVIYKQERLTKDGKRFMMHKFRSMRVDAEKDGVARLSSGDNDDRITPVGRFIRKGRIDELPQLIDILAGNLSIVGPRPERPEIAEEYMKEIPEFQLRLQAKAGLTGYAQVYGKYNTSPYDKLQMDLMYIAHPSFAEDIRICFATFKILFTSESTEGVDKGQTTAMINESVTDSYEDE
- a CDS encoding coenzyme PQQ synthesis protein D (PqqD) codes for the protein MRLRYNFAIMEMDGEIAAVPVGDNCNEFHGMLKINDVSAEILRLLSEDTTPEKVLEALLNKYPEATDQEVGEQLAAFLNKLIAEGLLIDP
- a CDS encoding VanZ like protein, with the translated sequence MITLQSVFVWLINSYFAGVIGFLLFRNGRIKKISFITIPMIAFYLSFVAKITVFSRYPSYYPRYMLIPFWSYMAIAEGATGLISEVFWNVVLFIPIGILLMMFLTCRHRLAISVVIGFLLTTAIELIQLIFHRGLFEFDDIIHNTLGTVIGIGIYLLMVKILTLLCRGKEKSLKT
- a CDS encoding ATP-dependent DNA helicase RecG yields the protein MTPEELLDKLKEIQILKCESNVLEVKAANQGCPKRLFDTLSSFSNQDDGGIIVFGVDEQDNFNECGVYDQLDLQKKINEQCLQMDPVVRPLLTVVEKDGKFFVSAEIPGIDISERPCFYSGKGRIKGSYIRVGDSDEPMTEYEIYSCEAFRRNIQDEIRTVPRASLAVLDSSLLDNYIQQLKADKPNLSSLDDKTIYELMSITRNGEVTLSSLLLFCRYPQAFFPQLSIVAVQVAGVLYDDFDDSGERFIDNKRIEGSIPEMLDQAIAFVKKHMSVKTIINPETGLRVDRTEYPILAIREAILNTLVHRDYSIHTENKPIQITMYYDRIEIHNPGGLYGRIRIDQLGKIQPGTRNPVLATALETLHLTENRYSGIPAIRRSMEKSGLQEPVFSDERGSFKVTLFNGKSVYEEAKASVAVTEEQLLHFLNEPRSRQAIAHFLGLSTTAYAMKTYIQPLIDKGRVRMTEPDNPRSHSQKYVRVKTVAAN